In Lasioglossum baleicum chromosome 1, iyLasBale1, whole genome shotgun sequence, the genomic window tcgatatcaagtaagtttggtctgatgcatttttttctatcttcaaaagcaagcgagttattcaggtggcctgttttagGTGCCCCACTCTGTATAATCTAGCAGTAAgcattagcattggtattatttgttcgagttagtgttttcgcttcaatttcaaatactacttcaatttaatttcaatttttcaattccgacTTCAactattcaaattcaacttcaatttttcaatttcaacttcaatttcgccTCTTCTATTGcaacttcaattacaatttttattgtaatcgtaatttttattttgattttaattgcagttgttatttttattgcattttttatgtcaattccacaggCGTTCTTCTATTAAAGTtatttattggtttaactttaatctcgtttttgtcgaaatctaatTTTACTCTTCGATTCTTTtgttttaattaacatttatggccCGTTAAGACTTCTTagagacgtcttaaagaccttCCAAATGTTctacgaacgtctcctgaacgtcttttAGTCGCCAAACAAACGTCTTTCAGACGTATCGTTTTCTAACACAAGACGTTCAGGATACGTTCGgaagacgttcgtaggacattcaggaaatctttaagacgtctgaatATACAACTAactgtctttaagacgtctttgtgctgTCTAGGTacactgctgatctttatgcaaaataaacattttctacctgaattgcaacaaactgcaggggaatgaaaatctattttttttttgtaacatgtgtaataggttgaaaataatataatggtattattacatttttctaatgttttactgttttaaattacacctactcatttttgtcataaatgtaaacaatCCGTTGTCTAAGTTACGAATGTCAATTATTACTGAATTGtctatgtaaaaaaattcaactacgtcgtttaaatacttctgattaAAAACGAAGAGCCTTCTGTTTCATTGTCCTCACTTGtcgattcatttatttattgctaaacatgtttagttttaataataatgataaaagTTGGCTAATAGTCAGGAACCCCGTTTTCAATATAATTTTTCTGACACTTTAGGTTCAGCACGTACAAggattattcaatttttaatacatttaatagtgttgttaaaatttaaaatcaagtgCTCTTTAATTATGCTAGGTTATCCCAATATTTGTGAAATAGTTATAATTTGTTTTATTAATCATTACATTTATTAATATCTTTTGTGTGACTTTGCGATATGCATACAAAAAAGCATTTCTACTTTGTAGACTGATATTGTTTGACACGAAAACATTATAATTCGCGAGACCAGCGAGCGAAACAAAGCCGTTACGCATTGTGCccgcgaataataatatttggtagcTACGATAGACGCGTGCCTGTGTCTTCGTACACAATTCGAGGTGATCTAGTGGTGATGACCCCCCTTTACCTGCCGATGTGCTCCAGCGACGGTGATCGTGAAAGCCAGTACATTGTAAGAACGATTGCGAAGAACACGAAAACGAACTAGTTCAAGCGAACCGCTAGTCAACGCGAACCATCCGGGACTAGGCTACGTTGTATGTGCTTAAAACCATTGTAATTGCTTTGTTACTCTtccttattaaaaataaaaaatcagtgCTACTTCAAACAATTTGGTCCTCCGAGCCGGATTTTTAACATTCGGAATCTTTTGAAATCAGTGACTCGCACATACTAAATCGCGCCGGTCTACTGACTTTTTGTCACACGCCAGTAGACTCTGTAATTAAGTAAATAAATTCGCAGTCGCGTCTCAGTGAAAATCGGTGCCGCGTAACGTACTTATTCAAACGCTAACGACGACGCTCAAAAGTAGTGACTCGAGACAGTGGTGGTTAATCTGGACAAGGTGAACAATATGAACACaacggcaacagacaccttcgaAGCGCTTCTCGAGAAGCAAATCAATGCCTGTAGTCAGCTCAACAAAATTCTGGCCAACTCCAAGAAGAAGGGAGCCTCCAACTTCACCCTCTCCTACCTGGAGACCAGGATACAACTGTTCCAGGAGACATGAGCGAAAATCGAGCACCTTAATGGCTATCTACAGGCGGCGCGGAAAGCGGACAAGAGCAAGGAGGATCTCCCATATTTTCAAGGGGAAACCATGGACAGAGCGGAGGACGTCTACTATGACGGGATGGAGTACCTGCGTGAGCACCTCTCGCGCCTACGGCCTCCATGCTCCTCGCCACTGGCTAACTCCACCATGGTATTGCCCACAGTCCCGGTGAGTCAAACCAAAGTCGTCAAACTCCCTCGGATAGACATCCCAACCTTCGACGGGGACTTTTCGAAATGGCGATCGTTTGAAGCACGATTCACCTCCGCGATCGTTCGTAATAACTCGCTGTCTGACGCCGTACGATTAGAATACCTCCTTGCTGCCCTGAAAGGAGAAGCGCTCGCGGCTGTAGAGCATCTCGACCTAGTGGACGATAATTTCAAGATTGCGTGGGATCGTCTCAAAGAAATTTACGACAACGAACGGTTCATAGTCCAAGCGTTACTTCATCGGTTACACTCGCTACAGTCCATGAAACTGGAAGAGCTTGATACCCTGAAGCAGTTTACGGTTCACTACCGGAACACCCTTGAGGCGTTGCACAAGTTAGGAAAGACGAGCGAGGATCACCATCTCGTCTACTTCGTTACTCGCCAGTTTGACAAAGAACTCTCTAGCGAGTGGAGAAAATACCTAGGTAATTCCAAACAATATCCGACGtataagcaattagaagaattcatGCTCACGCAAGCCGCGTCGTTCGCGGAAATGGATCAACCGCGGAATCCGCTCCTAACCATCGCCAAACCGTCGGATCGCGCGCGTCAGAAAGCAAACGCTCACGTTATAGGGGAAACCGACCGTAGACGACCGCCGTGTCCACTCTGTAACGAAATACACTCGGTACGTGACTGCGATATATTTCGGAGGCTGCGCCCGCTCGCTCGTTACAACATAGTAAAGGACCTCCGCGCGTGCATTAACTGCCTAAGCACGGAACATACATTGGCCAATTGCTCAAGCAAAAACGTGTGTAGAGAGTGCCGCGGAAAGCACCATACGTTGTTACATCGCGAAGACGGAACCTCGGCTAGGGAACCACGAAGACCTACTCGACAAAGCTACGACACCGCTGACTCATCGACTGTCTCGTCGTCTACCCCGATAATACCCTCGCCCGTACGGCATGAAGAGCTGCCGTTGACACTCACGGAGCCCTGTAACAACGTCACTTCGCACTTTGCCGAAGCCGCTCCACCCGTCGAGCAATCCGTACTGTTAGCAACAGCGATCGTCAAAGTTTACGCACCGGACGGCCGGTCACGACTCGCGCGCGCCTTGATCGACCAAGGTTCTCAATCTTCATTTATTACTACGAACCTTGTGCAGCACCTCCACCTCAAGAAATTACGATCGCCGATTTCAGTCACAGGCCTCGGTGGCGAACACGCGAGCAATATTGACTACAGCGCACAGATACGGATAGGTGCGAACGGCGCTTCCACCCCGGTCACCTCCACCCGCGCGTTCATAGTACGTCAAATATCGCAATACGTTCCGCCCCCGTTCAAATTGGTCGATTACGAATCATTTTCCGATCTCTTGTTAGCTGACCCCACTCCTGCCTCGAGTCAACGTATCGAGTTGCTCTTAGGTGCGGAACTCTTCAGCGAAATAATCCGCCCGGGTATCCGACGCTCGCGAGTAGGCGAACCAATTGCTCTGAATACCATCTTCGGGTGGATACTCTCCGGGAGCATAAATAACGAGGTCACTTCACATCCTACAATTGCAGCACATCAGGAGGTCAGAGGGGATCCACTTGAAAAGGTGCTATCTCGCTTTTGGGAGACCGAAACAATTCCCACGTCGAATACTCTCACAACGCAGGAGGGTCAGTGCGAGCAGCACTTCAAAGAAACGTATACGCGCGATGCCACCGGTCGTTTCACAGTTAAGTTACCATTCAATGTATCGGTCCCTGAGGATCACCTCGGCGATTCATTTCGCGGTGCTGTCTCGTCGCTTAAACGCTTGTCAACTAAGCTCGACCGTAATGCATCAAGTCGGCAAGCCTATGTTGAGTTCCTCCGCGAATACGAAAATCTCGGGCATATGTCACGTCTCGAAGCGCTCGATAAAACGCGATCGTATATCCCGCACCGTGGCGTGATACGCGAGAACAGTTTGACGACCAAATTACGCGTCGTATTCAATGCTTCGCACAAAACGTCGAGTGGGTCCTCCCTCAACGATCTGCTGCACCCAGGACCGAAGTTGCAACAAGACATTACGACGATAATTCTAAAATGGCGACTTGCCGAGTATGTTCTCGTCGCGGACATAGAGAAGATGTTCCGACAAATTCTGGTACATACTGACGACCGGAAATATCAAAATATTCTCTGGAACAACGCGACCACGAACGAGATAGAGGCATACGAACTCAACACCATCACTTACGGAACTACGTGTGCCCCGTACTTGTCCATGCGCGTCCTTAAAGAACTTAATCACCTCGAGGGTTCGAAGTTTCCGCTTGCGTCACCGGTACTGGAGGATAGCGTCTACGTGGACGACGTGTTCATCGGAGCACCGGACACGACATTGTTAGAGCAAACGCGTATCCAAGTGTGCGACCTACTGGCTCGAGGCGGGTTTCATCTAAGAAAATGGGCCGGCAACGATCCGGGGAGCCTCCAAAAAATTCCGGCTGCAAAACACTCCCACGCCGTAGATTTTCGGAGTTTCAAGGATTCGGAACTGAAAGTTCTCGGGATCACTTGGATCCCATCCGAGGACGCATTTTCTTTCAACTTACAGAGCTTCGTCGCCCGCCACATCCAGATGACCAAGCGCGAGCTGATCTCAGAAATAGCCAAATTGTACGACCCATTGGGATGGTTATCTCCGATCATAGTACGAGCGAAGATTTTACTACAACAGCAGTGGCTAGAGAAGATCGGTTGGGACGATCAAGTGTCAAAAACGACGCAGGACGCATGGAACTCGTTCTGTACAGACTGGAGTGCACTTAATGCGATACGGGTCCCAAGGTGGATCCACTACGGTCCAGATACGACCGAATTGCAGATCCATGGATTCAGCGATGCATCAAGCGATGCATTCTCTTGTGCAGTCTACGCACGGGTGGTTACGATCGGCGGCGACACATATACCACGTTGCTCGCCGCAAAATCACGAGTGGCGCCTATAAAAACGTTGTCAATACCCGTATTGGAGTTGAACGGGGCTGTAATGTTGACGGAGCTAATTGACCACGTCCTCAAATCCATCTGCGTCCACGCGGACCGCATCGTTTGTTGGACGGATTCCACTATCGTCCTCGCCTGGCTCAGGAGACATCCCGCCACTTGGAAAACTACAGTAGCAAACCGAACGTCGAAGATTCACACGACGCTACCGGCGGCGATCTGGAGGCACGTGCCCACGGATTCGAATCCAGCGGATTTGAATTCGCGTGGGGTCCACGCCGAAAAGTTGTTATCATCTACCTTCTGGATCACGGGACCGACCTGGCTGAAGGACAACGAGGAGCGGTGGCCTGCCCAACAGGTGTACGAGACGGAAGAGGGAAGGAGGAAGACGACGGCTCACACGGCGGTAAACACCGAGGAATGGGACGTCCTGCTTCGGAGCTCTAGCTGGCCTCGCTTGGTACGCGTGTTCGGTTACGTTCGCGAGTTTATCAACAGAACGCGTTACAACAAAAATGCTCCGCGGTCGGGTTTAACCGTTTCTAACCTTCGAGACGCGGAAGCCACGATAATTCGGTTAGTACAAACAATCGCATTCTGTACTGAAATTAACGCGTCCAAAGAGGCAAAACCTCTCGATACTCGCTCTCCTCTTAGTAAGCTCAACCCCTTTTTAGACGGCAAGGGCCTTTTACGAGTAGGCGGCCGACTAAAAAATTCGTTTCTGCCATGGGATACAAAACACCCTATAATCCTCCCCAAGCATTACGTTTCGGATCTCATTATACGGGACACGCATTTGCACACACTACACGGAGGAACGCAACTGACCGTGGCTACGGCGCGTCAAAAATACTGGATCCTTGGCATCCGCGACACCGCGCGCCGCATTATCCATCGGTGCGTGAAATGCGCGAGATGGAGAGCTCAAACCTCTACCCAGATAATGCAAGACTTAGTACCATCACGTTGTCGCCCATCCTTTCCGTTCGTGAACATCGGTGTCGACTACGCGGGGCCGTATCAGGTGCGCGACTCAGCTGGTCGGGGAAAAAAGGCTCATAAAGCCTATATCGGTGTTTTTATTTGTCATGCTACTCGCGCCGTTCATCTGGAGTTAGTCCACGAGTACTCGACCTCAGCATTCCTCGCGGCCTTCGACCGCTTCATTTCCCGGCGTGGTATTCCGCGAACAGTCACATCCGATAACGGTACAAACTTTGTCGGCGCCTCGCGCGAGCTCGCCCGCGATTTCACAGCAGTTATTAATTCGGCGGAATTAAGAGATCGATGTACGGAGTTACGCGTCGAATGGTTGTTCTACCCCCTGGGCGCTCCACATCACGGGGGAATGCAGGAGGCCGCTGTGCGATCAGTTAAACATCATCTGAGACGCATAATGGGGGATTTTACTCCCACCGCCGAAGAGATGGCTACGCTCCTCTGTCGGATCGAAGCTACCCTTAATTCACGTCCATTGACTCGGGTGCGAGACGACGCGGACTGTTTGGAAGTCTTGACTCCCGGTCATTTTTTAACAGGCAGCCCGTTGAACGCGCGACCAACTCCCTCAGTTACAGACGTAGCGAGCTCGAGACTCTCGCGATGGCAATGCATCCAAAAGTTCCACGAACTTCTCTGGCTAACGTGGTCACGAGAATATTTACAGGAGCTTCAATCGCGGTACAAATGGTCCAGCCAGCAGAAACAGATTAACGAAGGGGACATCGTGTTGATAGAGAATCCGAATCTGCCTCCAAACAAGTGGGAAATGGGACGGATCGAAAAAACCTTCCCCGACAAGGACGGGAACGTTCGAGTGGTCGACGTTCGAACCAAGACTTCCGTGTATCGACGACCTATAACTCGGACCTGTATCTGGCCGGTCGCGTAGCGTTCGATTCCACTTCGATTCGCACATACGGGTGAGACAGTGCTCGCGATTTATCTGCGCACAGGGAGCTTGTCCCCTGTCGCGGTCCGGTTTGGTTGCACATTCGCGCAAGGCGGGCGGTACTGTTTGACACGAAAACATTATAATTCGCGAGACCAGCGAGCGAAACAAAGCCGTTACGCATTGTGCccgcgaataataatatttggtagcTACGATAGACGCGTGCCTGTGTCTTCGTACGCAATTCGAGGTGATCTAGTGGCGATGACCCCCCTTTACCTGCCGATGTGCTCCAGCGACGGTGATCGTGAAAGCCAGTACATTGTAAGAACGATTGCGAAGAACACGAAAACGAACTAGTTCAAGCGAACCGCTAGTTAAGGCGAACCATCCGGAACTAGGCTACGTTGTATGTGCTTAAAACCATtgtacagtaatttttcgatcgcAGTCTCCACACCCGGGAGTAGGACGGACTTGGATAGAGTACGGaagctatatttttatgactgcgtctacctcgccgagacttcaaacgacgagccgaacatagagaaggacagaatgaaataggatcgcgtgtcaccgtcgccggcacagtttaaaggcccgtgcgtcatcacaatgaaacaccaagacctcagctttcttattttctatgatatcattatggaactttcaccaacatattcgtggcatttctctgattaaaatgataccaaacacgatataatttggccaatatttagtggtttaatcgacgacgaaagtttcgaacgcaacgaagaacagcgtattggaaagaaagagacgcgatcagtagccgccgccggcacagttcaaaggcccgcgtgttctcGCAATGAATTGACGATGACAGAATTGTTTAATTTCCATGattgttttatgggactttcactaccttatttctggcatttttctgattaaaatgataccaaacacgatataatttggccacaTTTACTCTACATGTGAagcataatttataattcatcatACATTTAACATATGCCATGTATagcatatgtttaaataaagatCTCAACATCTCGAAAATATGTTCTGAAAAAATTAGACTTGAATTTTCGTTCGCGAGCGTCATAAATCCCAAATTTCTCCAAGTGC contains:
- the LOC143221198 gene encoding uncharacterized protein LOC143221198, which encodes MDRAEDVYYDGMEYLREHLSRLRPPCSSPLANSTMVLPTVPVSQTKVVKLPRIDIPTFDGDFSKWRSFEARFTSAIVRNNSLSDAVRLEYLLAALKGEALAAVEHLDLVDDNFKIAWDRLKEIYDNERFIVQALLHRLHSLQSMKLEELDTLKQFTVHYRNTLEALHKLGKTSEDHHLVYFVTRQFDKELSSEWRKYLGNSKQYPTYKQLEEFMLTQAASFAEMDQPRNPLLTIAKPSDRARQKANAHVIGETDRRRPPCPLCNEIHSVRDCDIFRRLRPLARYNIVKDLRACINCLSTEHTLANCSSKNVCRECRGKHHTLLHREDGTSAREPRRPTRQSYDTADSSTVSSSTPIIPSPVRHEELPLTLTEPCNNVTSHFAEAAPPVEQSVLLATAIVKVYAPDGRSRLARALIDQGSQSSFITTNLVQHLHLKKLRSPISVTGLGGEHASNIDYSAQIRIGANGASTPVTSTRAFIVRQISQYVPPPFKLVDYESFSDLLLADPTPASSQRIELLLGAELFSEIIRPGIRRSRVGEPIALNTIFGWILSGSINNEVTSHPTIAAHQEVRGDPLEKVLSRFWETETIPTSNTLTTQEGQCEQHFKETYTRDATGRFTVKLPFNVSVPEDHLGDSFRGAVSSLKRLSTKLDRNASSRQAYVEFLREYENLGHMSRLEALDKTRSYIPHRGVIRENSLTTKLRVVFNASHKTSSGSSLNDLLHPGPKLQQDITTIILKWRLAEYVLVADIEKMFRQILVHTDDRKYQNILWNNATTNEIEAYELNTITYGTTCAPYLSMRVLKELNHLEGSKFPLASPVLEDSVYVDDVFIGAPDTTLLEQTRIQVCDLLARGGFHLRKWAGNDPGSLQKIPAAKHSHAVDFRSFKDSELKVLGITWIPSEDAFSFNLQSFVARHIQMTKRELISEIAKLYDPLGWLSPIIVRAKILLQQQWLEKIGWDDQVSKTTQDAWNSFCTDWSALNAIRVPRWIHYGPDTTELQIHGFSDASSDAFSCAVYARVVTIGGDTYTTLLAAKSRVAPIKTLSIPVLELNGAVMLTELIDHVLKSICVHADRIVCWTDSTIVLAWLRRHPATWKTTVANRTSKIHTTLPAAIWRHVPTDSNPADLNSRGVHAEKLLSSTFWITGPTWLKDNEERWPAQQVYETEEGRRKTTAHTAVNTEEWDVLLRSSSWPRLVRVFGYVREFINRTRYNKNAPRSGLTVSNLRDAEATIIRLVQTIAFCTEINASKEAKPLDTRSPLSKLNPFLDGKGLLRVGGRLKNSFLPWDTKHPIILPKHYVSDLIIRDTHLHTLHGGTQLTVATARQKYWILGIRDTARRIIHRCVKCARWRAQTSTQIMQDLVPSRCRPSFPFVNIGVDYAGPYQVRDSAGRGKKAHKAYIGVFICHATRAVHLELVHEYSTSAFLAAFDRFISRRGIPRTVTSDNGTNFVGASRELARDFTAVINSAELRDRCTELRVEWLFYPLGAPHHGGMQEAAVRSVKHHLRRIMGDFTPTAEEMATLLCRIEATLNSRPLTRVRDDADCLEVLTPGHFLTGSPLNARPTPSVTDVASSRLSRWQCIQKFHELLWLTWSREYLQELQSRYKWSSQQKQINEGDIVLIENPNLPPNKWEMGRIEKTFPDKDGNVRVVDVRTKTSVYRRPITRTCIWPVA